The Sandaracinus amylolyticus genomic interval GGTCGACCGACGAATCGGTTGAAAACCATGTCCCAGCGCTGGAACGTGGCTTCGTCGTAGCGAGGATCACGCACGCTGTCGGTGGGTGCGTTTGGCCCGCGATCGCCCACCGACCGCTCACGCCATCCGAACCTCGTGGGAGGGAGACACACTGCACCGGTCGTGTCGTGGTCCGCTGCGGTCACCGGAGGCGCGTTCGTACAGAGTTGGACGGAGTCGAGTCTGTATCGATGGGAACGCGGATCTTCTCCGCCGCGGAGTCGGTACTCGTGTACCCATTGCCCGGCGACGGAGGTAACGATTCGCTCGAGTGGGAACACGGACGGCGCCCACCAGAGAACGCCGTGACGGAAGCCGTCGGAAGGCGTCGCTGACTCGATCAGTCCGCCACCGGAGGCGGCTCCGGGGTCCAGGTCAGGTGAGAATGGCTCACCGATGCTTGCTCGACGCGGAAGCGCCGCGTACACGAAGTCGACTCGGCGGTCTCCCGCTTCGATCGTGTCCGCGTCAACGCGGAACCCGGTGTAGACAATCGACGAGATGCGAACGAGATCACCGACGACTACGTCGCTTCCGAGGCGGTGACCGGATGGCGTGACGTGCTGGTACTGGTACTCGATCAGATTGCCGATCAGGTCGTACTCGCGCTGTAGGAGCCACGTCTCTGCGACACGTCCACTCGCGAGCGGAACCTCGACGCGAGCGTTTGCGGTGGCCCCGTACTCGCGTCGTCGACCATCGGGGAGCTCGACAAGGAATCCAGCTGGGCCAGCTACTGCGGCCGAGTCTCGCGGCAGCTCACGAACACGTCGCAGCGCGTCGGTTGCAGGGCGATACCTCGCCGCGGGCGCGCCGTACGTTGATCCGGGCTCGACGACGAGCCGATCTCCATCGAGACAGAACCGGTCTTCGTCGGTGAGGGAGACGGAGCGACGCTCGCCGTCTTGTGCGAACGTGCGTGCGCACCGACTGATGGCCGACACGCCGGTGAGCGAAAAGCCAACGCCGAGGGCCGACTCCCCGCCGCTACTTGAGTACCGGAGCGCGAGGGCGGGCTGGACGCCTCCTCGCCCTGGCGGCACCTGGACCGGAATCGCGTACGTGAAGTTGCCGTCAGGATCGACATCGGCAGTCGCGGCGATCGTTCCGACGGCGGCGGTCGCGACAATCGCGTCCGCGGGCGTTAGCGTCGCCGACACTGGCGCATGTGCATCGAGTCGCTCGCCGTTGCAGGCGAAGATCGTGGACGCGACCACGAACAGAGAGAGTGACCGAATTGGCTGTCGCATGTGATGGCTCGCAACCGAACGGATACCTGCCTCGCGAGCACTGAGCAAGAGCACGATTCGAATTCGCGACCTTCGGATGCCGCAGGAAAGTTGCGTGGCACGCACACAACGCGCCCCGATCGCACCATGACGCCGTTCAGCGTTCCGGCGCTCACCAGCTCAGCGTGGCGCCGACCTGGCTCCCGCCACCATCGAACGCGAGGCGCACGCCTTCGCCGAGATCGACGTAGATCGCCTCCTCCCACTCCTGCTGGATCGCCACGCCGAGCACGGTCAGCACCGCGCCCACGCCCTGCACGATCCCGAAGAGGATGTTGAACCACGCGTAGTCGCCGAGATAGTCGGTCAGACCGTACGCGAGCCACGGGCCCGCGACCGGGATCCAGCCGAGCCCGGTCCACGTGTCGAGATCCTCCGGGCACTCGAGCGAGACGCACTGCTGCGCGACACCGAGGCTGCCGAGACCGTGGATCAGCCATCCCGCGCCGAGCGCGATCACACCCGGCACCAGCAGCGCCATCGTCGGCGACGTGTGCACGACCGTGCGGACCGGCTGCGGCTGCGCCTGCTGCTGCGCGACGTACGGCGAGCCGTACGGCTGCGGCTGAGCCTGCGGCTGCGGCTGGAGCTGCTGCGGCTGGCCCTGCGCTGGCGCGACGTACACCGTGCCCTGGCCGTACACGCCGCCCGCCTGACCTTCACCCTGGATGACCACCTGCGCGCTCGCCGCGTTCGCGCAGAGCACACCCGCGGCGAGGACAAGACCGGCGAAGAGACGATTCATCTCGGACCCCCTGGCGAAAACGCCCGCTCGATACCCCGGAACGGTCGGCTGCGCCCGCGCGTCCCGCTCACGATCGCACGGCGATCGTGAGCCCATCTCCGATGCCGATCATGGCACTGGCTACGCGAGGGTCGCGACCGACCTTCCCGTTGAGACGGCGGATGGCCCGAGTGTCTTCGTCGTCGATCGACGGATCGATCACGGAGCCGCCCCAGAGCACGTTGTCGACGAGCACCACGCCGCCCGGGCGCAGCAGCGTCATGCAGCGCTCCCAGTACGCCTCGTAGTTGCGCTTGTCGGCGTCGATGAACGCGAGATCGAGCGTCCCGCTCTCACCCGCGGCGATCAGCGCGTCGCACGTCTCGAGCGCCGGCGCGAGCCGCAGCGACACGCGATCCGCGACGCCCGCGCGCGCCCACGCCTCCCGCGCGAGCTTCGTGTGCTGCTCGCTCACGTCGCACGTGATCAGCAGCCCGCCCGGCGCCATCGCGAGCGCCATCGCGGTCGAGCTGTACCCGGTGAAGCAGCCGATCTCGAGCACCTTCCGCGCGCCGAGCATGCGCACGAAGATCTGCATCAGCTGGCCCTGATCGCTGCCGATCTGCATGCGCGAGATCCCGCCGAGCTTCGCGGTCTCCTCGCGCAGCCACGCGAGCACCGGGTGCTCGGGCGGCATGCACGCGCGCACGTAGTCGTAGAGCTCCGGCGACAGACCAATCGCGCGCGACGACATGCTCAGCCCTCCTTCGCCTGCGCGACGAGCGCTTCGACCTCGCGCTGGATCCGATCGAGCCGCTCGGGCGTGCTCGCCTCGAAGCGCAGCACGAGCACCGGCTGCGTGTTCGACGCGCGCACGAGGCCCCACGCGCCTTCGCCGAAGAGGATGCGCGCGCCGTCGACGTCGATGACGTCGTGGGTCTTGCGATAGTGATCGCGCACGCGCTCGACGATCCCGAACTTGCGATCGTCCGGGCAGTCGACGCGGATCTCCGGGGTCGCGAACGTCTTCGGCACGTCGTGCAGCAGCTCGTGCAGCGGGCGATCGCTGCGCGCCACGATCTCGAGCAGGCGCAGTGCCGCGTAGATCGCGTCGTCGTAGCCGAAGTAGCGATCGGCGAAGAACACGTGCCCGCTCATCTCGCCGGCGAGCAGCGCGTGCTCCTCCTTCATCTTCTTCTTGATGAGCGAGTGCCCGGTCTTCCAGAGGATGGGCCGGCCGCCGTGCTTCGCGACGTCGTCGTAGAGCGTCTGCGAGCACTTCACCTCGCCGAGGATCGCCGCGCCGGGCCGCCGCGCGAGCACGTCGCGCGCGAACACGATCATCAGCTTGTCGCCCCAGAGCGTGTCGCCGCGCGCGTCGATCACGCCGATGCGATCCGCGTCGCCGTCGAACGCGATGCCCAGCTCGAGCCCCAGCTCGCGCACGGTCGCGACGAGCATCTCGAGGTTTTCGGGCAGCGACGGATCCGGGTGGTGCTCGGGGAACGCGCCGTCGGGATCGCAGAGCAGCGCGATCGGCTCGAGCCCCGCCGCGCGCATCGCCGCGACCGCAGCGGGCCCACCCGCGCCGTTGCCCGCGTCGATCGCGAAGCGCAGATCGGTGCGCGCCATCTTCACGTTGCCGCGCACGAACCCCTCGTACGCCGGCAGGATGTCGAGCTCGGTGCGCGTGCCGGGGGCGCCGATCGCGCGCTCGCCGATGATCGCGAAGTCGTCCTGCTCGATGATGCGCCGCAGCTCGAGGATCTCCTCGCCGGAGAGTGTCCCCTTGCCGCTCATGATCTTGAAGCCGTTGTCCTCGGGCGGGTTGTGGCTGCCCGTGATCTGCACGCCGCCGTCGAGCCCGAGGTGGAACACGCTGAAGTAGAGCAGCGGCGTCGGGACCATGCCGACGTCGGTGATCTGCGCGCCGGTCTCGAGGATCCCGCGCACCAGCGCGGCGTGCAGGCGCGGCGAGCTCAGCCGACAGTCGCGACCGACCGCGACGCGACGCTGTCCGCGACGCGCCCAGAACGTGCCGAGCGCACGCCCGAGCGAGAGCGCGAAGTCGTCGGTGAGATCGCGATCGGCGACACCACGCACGTCGTACTCGCGGAACACGAACGGATTCGGGATCGAGGCCATCAGCGTCTCCCACGGGCTCGCGATCGGCGATCGCGGCGTCGAATCAGAGCTTGTCTTCGCGCTTGCGCGC includes:
- a CDS encoding O-methyltransferase, which codes for MSSRAIGLSPELYDYVRACMPPEHPVLAWLREETAKLGGISRMQIGSDQGQLMQIFVRMLGARKVLEIGCFTGYSSTAMALAMAPGGLLITCDVSEQHTKLAREAWARAGVADRVSLRLAPALETCDALIAAGESGTLDLAFIDADKRNYEAYWERCMTLLRPGGVVLVDNVLWGGSVIDPSIDDEDTRAIRRLNGKVGRDPRVASAMIGIGDGLTIAVRS
- a CDS encoding phosphomannomutase/phosphoglucomutase, which produces MASIPNPFVFREYDVRGVADRDLTDDFALSLGRALGTFWARRGQRRVAVGRDCRLSSPRLHAALVRGILETGAQITDVGMVPTPLLYFSVFHLGLDGGVQITGSHNPPEDNGFKIMSGKGTLSGEEILELRRIIEQDDFAIIGERAIGAPGTRTELDILPAYEGFVRGNVKMARTDLRFAIDAGNGAGGPAAVAAMRAAGLEPIALLCDPDGAFPEHHPDPSLPENLEMLVATVRELGLELGIAFDGDADRIGVIDARGDTLWGDKLMIVFARDVLARRPGAAILGEVKCSQTLYDDVAKHGGRPILWKTGHSLIKKKMKEEHALLAGEMSGHVFFADRYFGYDDAIYAALRLLEIVARSDRPLHELLHDVPKTFATPEIRVDCPDDRKFGIVERVRDHYRKTHDVIDVDGARILFGEGAWGLVRASNTQPVLVLRFEASTPERLDRIQREVEALVAQAKEG